In the genome of Bremerella sp. P1, the window GTGGTCGGCCTGGTGGGCGTTTCGCAGGATCTTCGTCTTCCCGATCTATCGACCGACGAATACCAGCACGTGATCGCCGCGATCAACTTTGCCGAAGCCAACTTGCATGATCCACCCAGTGTGGCAGACCTGGCGAGCATTGCCGAAATGTCCCCTTACCAACTCGACCGCCGCATGCGACGCGTGTTTGGTCTGACGACCGGGCAATGGCTATTGAAGCTCCGCATTGACCTGGCCCAGCGCCGCCTGAGGACTTCGGACGAGTCGATTTCCAGCATCGCGATGGAAGCTGGCTACTCCGACCAAAGCGCCTTCACGCGGCAGTTTCGTCGCGCGACCGGCATGTCACCTCGCGACTACCGCAACGCGCGACGCAGCT includes:
- a CDS encoding AraC family transcriptional regulator; the encoded protein is MISEIQQILGQLDKPFTGEELFDHLPDIVFFIKNTKGQYLVVNNTLVQRCGAHSKGDLLGRLPGEVLRPPLAQSFEDQDRKVLETGQPLVGQLELHFYATRDVGWCLTSKLPLRNREGEVVGLVGVSQDLRLPDLSTDEYQHVIAAINFAEANLHDPPSVADLASIAEMSPYQLDRRMRRVFGLTTGQWLLKLRIDLAQRRLRTSDESISSIAMEAGYSDQSAFTRQFRRATGMSPRDYRNARRS